One Streptococcus sp. DTU_2020_1001019_1_SI_AUS_MUR_006 DNA window includes the following coding sequences:
- the brpA gene encoding biofilm formation/cell division transcriptional regulator BrpA, protein MVKKIIGMFLGLVLVTVLGVGAYAYTIYQQSTQTLAKTYKKIGEETKVIEATEPLTILLMGVDTGNVERTDPWAGNSDSMILVTVNPKTKKTVMMSLERDILTQIQQPDGSVREAKLNAAYADGGAELSISTIQKMMNIHIDRYVMVNMHGLQRMVDAVGGITVNNTLGFPISIQDQEPFNTISIGVGEQKLNGEEALVYSRMRYQDPEGDYGRQKRQREVIQKVVEKILSLNSVSHYQEILKALSDNMQTNIEITTTTIPQLMGYQDSFKNIETQQLRGEGEMIDGISYQIVSAEHILEMQNLLRRSLGQPEVTNLETNIVLYENLFGHLPPSSEESE, encoded by the coding sequence ATGGTAAAAAAAATAATTGGAATGTTTTTGGGTTTGGTCCTTGTGACTGTGCTAGGTGTAGGTGCTTATGCCTATACAATTTATCAGCAAAGTACGCAAACTTTAGCTAAAACCTATAAAAAAATCGGTGAAGAAACCAAGGTCATTGAAGCGACCGAACCTCTGACGATTTTGCTTATGGGCGTGGATACAGGAAATGTTGAGCGTACAGACCCATGGGCTGGGAATAGTGACTCAATGATCTTAGTGACAGTGAATCCTAAAACTAAGAAGACAGTCATGATGAGTTTGGAGCGTGATATTCTCACACAAATCCAGCAACCAGATGGTAGTGTTAGAGAAGCGAAGCTCAATGCTGCCTATGCTGATGGCGGAGCAGAGTTGTCTATTTCAACGATTCAAAAGATGATGAACATCCATATCGACCGTTATGTGATGGTCAATATGCATGGCCTTCAAAGAATGGTTGATGCTGTAGGTGGTATTACAGTCAACAACACTCTAGGTTTCCCAATCTCTATCCAAGATCAGGAACCATTTAATACGATTTCTATCGGTGTTGGTGAACAGAAGCTAAATGGTGAAGAAGCCCTTGTTTATTCACGCATGCGTTATCAGGATCCAGAAGGAGACTATGGTCGTCAAAAACGTCAGCGTGAAGTGATTCAAAAAGTTGTCGAGAAGATTCTTAGTCTGAACAGTGTGAGTCACTATCAAGAGATTCTGAAGGCTCTTAGTGACAATATGCAGACAAATATTGAGATTACAACCACAACGATTCCTCAGTTGATGGGTTATCAAGATTCCTTTAAAAATATCGAAACTCAGCAATTACGTGGTGAAGGTGAAATGATTGACGGGATTTCTTACCAGATCGTTTCCGCTGAGCATATACTAGAGATGCAAAATCTTTTACGCCGTTCGCTCGGACAACCAGAGGTTACGAATTTGGAGACCAATATAGTCTTGTACGAGAATCTTTTTGGCCACTTGCCACCATCTTCTGAGGAGTCAGAATAA
- a CDS encoding YebC/PmpR family DNA-binding transcriptional regulator produces MGRKWANIVAKKTAKDGANSKVYAKFGVEIYVAAKKGEPDPELNTALKFVIDRAKQAQVPKHVIDKAIDKAKGNTDETFTEGRYEGFGPNGSMLIVDTLTSNVNRTAANVRAAFGKNGGNMGASGSVSYLFDNKGVIVFAGEDADAIFELLLEADVDVDDVEAEEGTITVYTAPTDLHKAIVALRESGIEEFQVTELEMIPQSEVELSGEDLETFEKLYGVLEDDEDVQKIYTNVDGF; encoded by the coding sequence ATGGGACGTAAATGGGCCAATATCGTAGCTAAGAAAACGGCTAAAGATGGAGCTAACTCTAAAGTATATGCAAAATTTGGTGTAGAAATCTATGTAGCAGCTAAAAAAGGTGAGCCAGATCCAGAACTAAACACTGCTTTGAAATTCGTTATCGACCGTGCTAAACAAGCACAAGTTCCAAAGCACGTTATTGATAAAGCAATCGATAAGGCAAAAGGAAATACAGACGAAACCTTTACAGAAGGACGTTACGAAGGATTCGGACCAAATGGTTCTATGTTGATCGTTGATACTTTGACTTCAAACGTTAACCGTACAGCTGCCAACGTGCGTGCTGCCTTTGGTAAAAACGGTGGGAACATGGGAGCTTCAGGTTCTGTATCTTACCTCTTTGACAACAAAGGTGTTATCGTCTTTGCAGGTGAAGATGCTGATGCTATCTTTGAACTCTTGCTTGAAGCAGATGTTGATGTAGATGATGTAGAAGCAGAAGAAGGAACAATCACTGTCTACACTGCACCAACTGACCTTCACAAGGCTATCGTTGCTTTGCGTGAATCTGGTATTGAAGAATTCCAAGTAACTGAATTGGAAATGATTCCACAATCAGAAGTTGAGTTGTCAGGTGAAGATTTGGAAACATTTGAAAAACTTTACGGAGTACTTGAAGACGACGAAGACGTACAAAAAATCTACACAAACGTAGACGGATTCTAA
- a CDS encoding PspC domain-containing protein, with product MEKRLVRNVQDKKIAGVCAGLADYLDIDATLVRGLWILFTLLGGSGILAYLILWLLMPEAGTEA from the coding sequence ATGGAAAAACGTTTAGTTCGCAATGTTCAAGATAAAAAAATTGCAGGTGTTTGTGCAGGTCTTGCTGACTATTTAGATATTGATGCAACACTTGTTCGTGGACTTTGGATCCTCTTCACTTTGCTAGGTGGTTCAGGAATTCTTGCTTATCTCATTCTCTGGCTCCTTATGCCTGAAGCAGGAACAGAAGCGTAA
- a CDS encoding GNAT family N-acetyltransferase: MEYDLLIREAEIQDASAVIALLDQIGQESNFTSLDENGIAMTESEMQHFLDKQAQSDNQITLLAFLNDELVGIINITADQRPRVRHIGDVFLGIKKAYWGNGLGSILMEETIEWARSSGSIRRLQLTVQKRNLAAVHLYEKMGFNIEGLQERGACIEGGEFLDVYLMGQLIDE, encoded by the coding sequence ATGGAGTATGATCTTTTAATCCGTGAAGCGGAAATCCAGGATGCTTCAGCGGTCATTGCTCTCTTGGATCAGATTGGTCAAGAGTCTAATTTTACCAGTCTGGATGAAAATGGGATTGCAATGACTGAGTCTGAGATGCAACATTTTTTGGATAAGCAGGCCCAGTCGGATAATCAAATTACCCTACTCGCTTTTTTGAATGATGAGTTAGTAGGAATCATCAATATAACAGCTGATCAACGTCCGCGAGTTCGTCATATTGGAGATGTCTTTTTAGGAATAAAAAAAGCTTACTGGGGAAATGGTCTCGGTAGTATCTTGATGGAAGAAACTATTGAATGGGCCAGATCAAGTGGTAGTATTCGACGGTTACAATTGACAGTTCAAAAAAGAAATCTTGCTGCGGTGCATCTGTATGAAAAAATGGGCTTTAACATAGAAGGATTACAGGAACGTGGTGCTTGTATAGAAGGAGGAGAGTTTCTGGATGTTTACCTAATGGGTCAACTGATAGACGAATAA
- a CDS encoding NCS2 family permease codes for MDKLFKLKEHGTDVRTEVLAGLTTFFAMSYILFVNPQMLSQTGMPVQGVFLATIIGSVVGTLMMAFYANLPYAQAPGMGLNAFFTFTVVFGMGYKWQEALGMVFICGIISLIITLTNVRKMIIESIPTTLRSAISAGIGVFLAYVGIKNAGLLKFSIDPGTYTVAGEGADKAQAALTANSAAVPGLVDFNTPAVLVALAGIAITIFFVVKGIKGGIILSILTTTVLAIAVGLVDLSSIDFASNNLSSAVNDLGTLFGAALGSEGLGSLISNTSRLPETLMAILAFSLTDIFDTIGTLIGTGEKVGIIATSGENHESAKLDKALYSDLVATSVGAIAGTSNVTTYVESAAGIGAGGRTGLTALVVAICFALSSFFSPLLAIVPTAATAPILIIVGIMMLSNLKNIPWDDMAEAVPAFFTSIFMGFSYSITQGIAVGFLTYTLTKVVKGQVKDVHVMIWILDALFILNYISMALN; via the coding sequence ATGTCCGTACAGAGGTTCTTGCTGGTTTAACAACTTTCTTTGCAATGAGTTATATTCTCTTTGTAAACCCTCAAATGCTTTCACAAACAGGAATGCCTGTTCAGGGTGTATTCTTGGCGACAATTATCGGTTCTGTTGTGGGAACTTTGATGATGGCTTTCTATGCTAACTTGCCATATGCGCAAGCTCCAGGTATGGGACTAAATGCCTTCTTCACATTTACCGTCGTATTTGGGATGGGTTATAAATGGCAAGAAGCCCTTGGGATGGTCTTCATCTGTGGGATTATTTCATTGATTATTACATTGACCAATGTTCGTAAAATGATCATCGAATCTATTCCTACAACTCTTCGTTCAGCGATTTCAGCTGGTATTGGGGTTTTCCTTGCTTATGTTGGGATTAAGAATGCTGGTCTCTTGAAATTCTCGATTGACCCAGGTACTTATACAGTAGCAGGTGAAGGAGCAGATAAGGCTCAAGCAGCACTTACTGCAAACTCAGCAGCTGTTCCAGGATTGGTAGACTTCAATACACCAGCTGTCTTGGTAGCTCTTGCAGGTATTGCCATTACTATCTTCTTCGTTGTTAAGGGGATCAAAGGTGGTATCATCCTTTCTATTTTGACAACGACAGTTCTTGCCATTGCTGTTGGTCTTGTTGATTTGTCTAGCATTGATTTTGCAAGCAATAATCTTTCATCAGCCGTTAACGACCTAGGAACTTTGTTTGGTGCTGCTCTTGGTTCAGAAGGATTGGGATCTCTGATTTCAAACACTTCTCGTTTGCCAGAAACCTTGATGGCCATTCTTGCTTTCTCATTGACAGATATTTTTGATACTATCGGTACTCTTATCGGTACTGGTGAAAAAGTTGGTATCATTGCGACAAGTGGTGAAAACCATGAGTCAGCTAAATTGGATAAAGCTCTTTATTCTGACTTGGTGGCAACTTCAGTAGGTGCCATTGCAGGTACTTCAAACGTTACGACTTATGTTGAGTCTGCAGCAGGTATCGGTGCAGGAGGACGTACTGGTTTGACAGCTTTGGTTGTTGCCATCTGTTTTGCCCTATCAAGCTTCTTTAGCCCACTTCTAGCAATCGTTCCAACAGCTGCAACTGCACCAATTTTGATTATTGTCGGAATTATGATGCTCTCTAACTTGAAAAATATTCCTTGGGATGATATGGCTGAAGCTGTTCCAGCTTTCTTCACATCTATCTTTATGGGATTCAGCTACTCAATTACACAAGGGATTGCCGTTGGTTTCTTAACTTATACTTTGACGAAGGTTGTCAAAGGTCAAGTGAAAGATGTGCATGTCATGATTTGGATTTTGGATGCCTTGTTTATCTTGAACTACATCAGTATGGCTCTTAACTAA
- a CDS encoding MarR family winged helix-turn-helix transcriptional regulator — protein MDKPMLAFKRFGHQVHLMVQKEAKRCGIEFMGGPQGQVIRFLDYREESEQAVLIKDIEQELNVTKSVASNLVKRMVQNGLVELEVNPNDKRAKYVRLTDKSRSQMKPIKSFFDRIDRSLLDGISEEKLAVFEEVMGLLQANVDKMGGKNEETR, from the coding sequence ATGGATAAGCCGATGTTAGCTTTTAAACGTTTTGGTCATCAGGTTCACCTTATGGTGCAAAAGGAAGCTAAACGTTGTGGTATTGAATTTATGGGCGGACCGCAGGGCCAAGTCATACGATTTTTAGACTATCGTGAGGAGTCTGAACAGGCGGTGTTAATCAAGGATATTGAACAAGAACTCAATGTCACCAAGTCAGTTGCTAGTAATTTAGTGAAGCGTATGGTGCAAAATGGTTTGGTGGAATTGGAAGTGAATCCAAATGACAAGAGAGCTAAGTACGTTCGATTGACGGACAAATCACGCTCTCAGATGAAGCCAATCAAGTCTTTCTTTGATCGAATTGACCGTAGTCTACTTGATGGAATTTCTGAGGAAAAACTAGCTGTTTTTGAAGAAGTCATGGGTCTACTACAGGCTAATGTAGATAAAATGGGAGGTAAGAATGAAGAAACTCGCTAA
- a CDS encoding MATE family efflux transporter, with translation MNKKSTVDLIHGPILPALISFALPILLSNIFQQLYNTADILIVGRFLGQDSLAAVGATTAIFDLIIGFALGVGNGMGVVIARLYGARNFEKIKEAVAATWILGIILSVLVMLMGFFGLYPLLQYLETPVEILPQSYEYISMIVSCVGVSFAYNLFAGLLRSVGDSLAALGFLIFSAIVNVILDLYFITQLQLGVQSAGLATIISQGLSAILCYFYIRKSVPELLPRLKDFKWNKALYVDLLEQGLAMGLMGSIVSVGSVILQSSVNSFGAVIISAQTAARRIMAFALLPMTAISASMTTFISQNFGAKRPDRIVHGLRLGSYISMAWATFACVFLFFASPSLVSFLASSTDGYLIENGALYLRISSVFYPFLSLLLIYRNSLQGLGQKFLPLVSSFIEFFGKIIFVAWIIPWTGYTGVILCEPLLWLVMTAQLYFSLSKHPWIKEGKKLLATGGKS, from the coding sequence ATGAATAAAAAATCAACGGTGGACCTGATTCATGGTCCCATCCTTCCCGCGCTAATTAGTTTTGCATTACCGATTCTACTGTCCAATATCTTTCAGCAACTTTACAATACAGCTGATATCTTGATTGTTGGGCGTTTTTTAGGGCAAGATTCCTTGGCGGCAGTCGGAGCAACGACAGCCATTTTTGATTTGATTATCGGCTTTGCTCTCGGTGTTGGAAATGGGATGGGTGTTGTTATTGCACGTCTCTACGGCGCTCGTAATTTTGAAAAGATTAAGGAAGCTGTCGCAGCAACTTGGATTTTAGGGATTATCTTGAGTGTGCTTGTCATGTTGATGGGCTTTTTTGGTCTTTATCCACTCTTACAGTACCTAGAAACACCTGTAGAAATTCTCCCTCAGTCCTATGAATATATCTCCATGATTGTTAGCTGTGTGGGAGTGAGCTTTGCTTATAATCTTTTTGCAGGTTTGCTACGATCTGTTGGTGATAGCCTTGCTGCGCTTGGTTTTCTTATTTTCTCAGCCATCGTTAATGTCATCCTGGATTTATATTTTATTACACAATTGCAGTTGGGAGTTCAGTCTGCAGGTCTTGCAACCATTATATCCCAGGGTTTGTCAGCTATCCTTTGTTATTTCTATATCCGAAAGAGTGTTCCAGAGCTCCTTCCTAGGTTGAAGGATTTTAAATGGAATAAGGCCCTCTATGTCGATCTCTTAGAGCAGGGGCTAGCCATGGGCTTGATGGGTTCAATCGTCTCTGTCGGAAGTGTTATTTTGCAATCCTCTGTCAATAGTTTTGGAGCAGTCATTATCAGTGCTCAGACAGCAGCACGCCGAATCATGGCTTTTGCCTTATTGCCAATGACGGCTATCTCAGCATCGATGACGACTTTTATCTCTCAAAACTTTGGTGCAAAACGTCCAGATCGCATTGTCCACGGTCTTCGACTAGGGAGTTATATCAGTATGGCTTGGGCAACCTTTGCTTGTGTATTCCTATTTTTTGCAAGTCCTAGCCTAGTTTCTTTCCTGGCAAGTTCGACAGACGGTTACTTGATTGAAAATGGGGCTTTGTACCTACGCATCAGTTCTGTATTCTATCCGTTTTTGAGTCTTTTATTGATCTATAGAAATAGCTTGCAGGGTCTCGGTCAAAAATTCTTGCCACTTGTATCAAGCTTTATCGAGTTTTTTGGTAAAATTATTTTCGTGGCTTGGATTATTCCTTGGACAGGTTATACAGGTGTGATTCTATGTGAGCCCCTTCTCTGGCTAGTTATGACTGCCCAACTTTACTTCTCACTTTCCAAACATCCATGGATCAAAGAAGGCAAAAAACTCTTGGCTACTGGCGGGAAATCCTAG
- the recA gene encoding recombinase RecA, with the protein MAKKPTKKLDEIGKKFGADREKALNDALKLIEKDFGKGSIMRLGERAEQKVQVMSSGSLALDIALGSGGYPKGRIIEIYGPESSGKTTVALHAVAQAQKEGGIAAFIDAEHALDPAYAAALGVNIDELLLSQPDSGEQGLEIAGKLIDSGAVDLVVIDSVAALVPRAEIDGDIGDSHVGLQARMMSQAMRKLGASINKTKTIAIFINQLREKVGVMFGNPETTPGGRALKFYASVRLDVRGSTQIKGTGDQKDTSVGKETKIKVVKNKVAPPFKEAFVEIMYGEGISRTGELLKIASDLDIIKKAGAWYSYKDEKIGQGSENAKKYLADHPEIFDEIDHQVRVKFGLIEDDAVADEKVAPVESEVTNQEVTLDLGDDLEIEIED; encoded by the coding sequence ATGGCGAAAAAACCAACAAAAAAATTAGACGAAATTGGCAAAAAATTTGGTGCTGATCGTGAAAAAGCCCTAAACGATGCCCTTAAATTGATTGAAAAAGACTTTGGGAAGGGGTCAATCATGCGCTTGGGTGAACGTGCAGAGCAAAAGGTCCAAGTGATGAGTTCAGGTTCTTTGGCTCTTGATATTGCACTTGGTTCAGGTGGTTATCCAAAGGGACGTATCATTGAAATCTACGGGCCAGAATCATCAGGTAAGACAACAGTAGCCCTTCACGCTGTAGCACAAGCACAAAAAGAAGGCGGAATTGCTGCCTTTATCGATGCGGAGCACGCGCTTGACCCAGCCTATGCAGCAGCGCTTGGTGTTAATATCGATGAATTGCTCTTGTCACAACCAGATTCAGGTGAGCAAGGTCTTGAAATTGCTGGGAAATTGATTGACTCAGGTGCGGTTGACCTTGTTGTTATCGACTCAGTTGCTGCCCTTGTACCTCGTGCAGAAATCGATGGAGATATCGGAGATAGCCACGTTGGTCTTCAAGCTCGTATGATGAGCCAGGCTATGCGTAAACTCGGAGCTTCTATTAATAAGACTAAGACAATTGCTATCTTCATTAACCAATTGCGTGAAAAAGTAGGAGTTATGTTTGGTAATCCAGAGACAACTCCTGGTGGACGTGCCCTTAAATTCTACGCTTCTGTCCGTTTGGATGTTCGTGGAAGCACACAAATCAAGGGAACTGGTGACCAAAAAGATACGAGCGTAGGTAAGGAAACCAAGATTAAGGTTGTTAAAAATAAGGTAGCTCCACCATTTAAAGAAGCCTTTGTTGAAATCATGTATGGTGAAGGAATTTCAAGAACTGGGGAGCTTTTGAAGATTGCAAGTGATCTTGACATCATCAAGAAAGCAGGAGCATGGTATTCTTACAAAGACGAAAAGATTGGTCAAGGTTCTGAAAATGCTAAGAAATACTTGGCAGATCACCCAGAAATCTTTGATGAAATTGACCACCAAGTTCGTGTCAAGTTTGGCTTGATTGAAGATGATGCAGTAGCTGATGAAAAAGTTGCACCTGTGGAATCAGAAGTAACTAATCAAGAAGTGACTCTTGACCTTGGCGATGATCTTGAAATCGAAATTGAAGATTAA
- a CDS encoding competence/damage-inducible protein A codes for MKAEIIAVGTEILTGQIVNTNAQFLSEKLAEIGVDVYFQTAVGDNESRLLSLLELASNRSNLVILTGGLGPTEDDLTKQTVAKFLGRDLVFDPQAQAKLDRFFAQRPDYARTPNNERQAQIVQGSTPLPNETGLAVGGMIEVAGVTYVVLPGPPSELKPMVLNELLPRLTTGSKLYSRVLRFFGIGESQLVTILSDLIDQQTDPTLAPYAKTGEVTLRLSTKANSQEEADRVLVELAEEILERETFEGLSLREICYGYGEETSLASLVVEELKKQKKTITAAESLTAGLFQATLADFSGVSAIFKGGFVTYSLEEKAKMLDIPQAELEKHGVVSAFTAEKMAEQARIKTQSDFGISLTGVAGPDSLEGHPAGTVFIALAQASGTEVIQANIAGRSRADVREIAVLHAFNLVRKALLSAGDLL; via the coding sequence ATGAAAGCAGAAATTATAGCTGTTGGAACAGAGATTTTGACAGGCCAAATTGTCAATACCAATGCGCAATTCTTGTCTGAAAAGTTGGCTGAAATTGGCGTGGACGTCTATTTTCAGACTGCTGTGGGAGATAATGAAAGTCGTCTCTTATCCTTGTTGGAGCTCGCTAGCAATCGTAGTAATCTGGTCATTCTAACGGGAGGTTTGGGTCCGACGGAAGATGACTTGACCAAGCAAACTGTGGCCAAGTTTTTGGGACGAGATTTGGTTTTTGATCCCCAAGCTCAGGCTAAACTAGATCGTTTTTTTGCTCAAAGACCAGACTATGCTCGTACTCCTAACAACGAGCGCCAAGCTCAGATTGTTCAAGGTTCAACTCCATTACCAAACGAAACAGGACTGGCAGTCGGTGGTATGATCGAGGTGGCTGGGGTAACCTACGTTGTTCTACCAGGACCTCCAAGTGAATTGAAACCTATGGTCTTAAATGAGTTGCTTCCAAGATTGACAACGGGATCTAAGCTCTATTCACGTGTGCTACGTTTCTTTGGGATTGGTGAGAGCCAGCTAGTGACCATTCTATCAGATTTGATTGACCAACAGACGGATCCAACCTTGGCACCTTATGCTAAAACTGGAGAGGTGACTCTTCGCTTGTCTACCAAGGCGAACAGTCAGGAAGAAGCGGATCGTGTTCTAGTTGAGTTAGCAGAGGAAATCCTTGAAAGAGAGACCTTTGAGGGGCTTTCTCTTCGAGAAATTTGCTATGGCTATGGAGAAGAAACTAGCTTGGCTAGCCTAGTAGTAGAAGAGTTGAAAAAACAAAAGAAAACTATCACTGCAGCAGAAAGCTTGACTGCAGGTCTTTTTCAAGCTACTTTGGCTGATTTCTCAGGTGTATCTGCTATCTTTAAAGGTGGCTTTGTGACCTATAGCCTTGAAGAAAAAGCAAAAATGCTTGATATTCCACAAGCAGAATTGGAAAAGCACGGAGTCGTCTCAGCCTTTACTGCTGAAAAAATGGCTGAACAGGCGCGAATCAAGACCCAGTCAGATTTTGGCATTAGTTTGACAGGAGTGGCTGGACCAGATAGCCTAGAAGGTCATCCAGCAGGTACAGTCTTTATCGCTTTGGCGCAAGCTTCGGGGACAGAAGTTATCCAGGCCAATATAGCAGGCAGAAGTCGAGCTGATGTCCGAGAAATTGCAGTCTTACATGCCTTTAACCTAGTTCGCAAAGCTTTATTAAGTGCTGGAGATTTGTTATAA
- the tsaE gene encoding tRNA (adenosine(37)-N6)-threonylcarbamoyltransferase complex ATPase subunit type 1 TsaE, whose translation MYTKNEDELIALGEKLGHLLEKNDVLILTGELGAGKTTLTKGLAKGLGIHQMIKSPTYTIVREYEGRLPLYHLDVYRIEGDADSIDLDEFLFGSGVTVIEWGHLLGENLPSDYLELEILKKDEGRKIVFHAHGQRATELLKGLTDGV comes from the coding sequence ATGTACACAAAAAATGAAGATGAGTTGATTGCACTTGGGGAAAAGCTAGGGCATTTGTTAGAAAAAAATGATGTGTTGATTTTGACTGGTGAATTAGGTGCTGGGAAAACAACGCTAACAAAGGGTCTGGCTAAGGGATTAGGCATTCATCAAATGATTAAGAGTCCTACTTATACCATTGTTAGAGAATATGAAGGACGTCTACCCTTGTATCACTTAGATGTTTATCGCATCGAAGGGGATGCAGATTCTATCGACTTGGATGAATTTCTTTTTGGTTCAGGTGTAACGGTTATTGAGTGGGGACATCTATTGGGGGAAAATCTTCCATCAGATTATCTGGAGTTAGAAATCCTTAAAAAAGATGAGGGCCGAAAAATCGTCTTTCATGCTCATGGCCAAAGAGCGACAGAACTTTTGAAAGGATTGACGGATGGAGTATGA
- a CDS encoding GNAT family N-acetyltransferase: MSLTSQLITDVFPDLKKVDQLNKEAFPEEERVPLEEFLSYQDRDDAHFFAFYNEEEFVGFAFAISNQKAFYISFFAIMPHLRSHGYGREIIEKLIDFYQRTMILEVERLDEDCDNLEQRKARMDFYLQNGFKTANAFLEYEGLSFEILYRGDHFDEEAYRNIFQKLQEENYFDFHIEYRRFSEH; this comes from the coding sequence ATGAGCTTAACCAGCCAGTTAATTACAGATGTATTCCCAGACCTTAAGAAAGTTGACCAATTAAACAAGGAAGCCTTTCCTGAAGAAGAACGGGTCCCTTTGGAAGAATTTTTAAGTTACCAGGATAGAGATGATGCTCACTTTTTCGCTTTCTATAACGAGGAAGAATTTGTCGGCTTCGCTTTTGCCATTTCCAACCAAAAAGCTTTCTACATTAGCTTTTTTGCCATTATGCCCCATCTCCGTAGTCATGGATACGGGAGAGAAATCATTGAAAAACTCATTGATTTTTACCAACGTACCATGATTCTTGAAGTGGAGCGGTTGGACGAAGATTGTGATAACCTCGAACAACGAAAAGCCCGCATGGACTTCTACCTACAAAACGGCTTCAAAACAGCCAATGCTTTTTTGGAGTACGAAGGTCTTAGTTTTGAGATTCTATATCGTGGCGACCACTTTGATGAAGAAGCCTATCGGAATATCTTCCAAAAATTACAAGAAGAAAATTATTTTGACTTCCACATCGAGTACCGTCGCTTTAGTGAACACTAA